A stretch of the Streptomyces venezuelae genome encodes the following:
- the manA gene encoding mannose-6-phosphate isomerase, class I — protein sequence MDRLTNTVRPYAWGSTTLIPELLGTEPTGGPQAEMWMGAHPGAPSRLDRGVGETALSEVIAADPEGELGAATVAKFGPRLPFLFKILAAGAPLSLQVHPDLAQAQQGYAEEERAGVPIDAPHRNYKDASHKPELVCALTPFDGLCGFRPPLESAELLSGLEVDSLKPYVDLLHAHPEEAALREMLTAVLTADREQMAETVAEATAAAARLGGPYAPYTTLAHHFPGDPGVIAAMLLNHVQLQPGEAMFLGAGVPHAYLGGLGVELMANSDNVLRCGLTPKHVDVPELLKVVRFEPSEPAVIRPEGNGEEVYDTPIDEFRLSRFDLAPAGAPVPVPSATPQILLCTEGAPLLGELTLAPGESVFVPAGEKTELSGTGTVFRATVVA from the coding sequence ATGGACCGCCTGACCAACACCGTCCGCCCCTACGCCTGGGGTTCCACCACCCTCATCCCCGAGCTCCTGGGCACCGAGCCCACCGGCGGCCCGCAGGCCGAGATGTGGATGGGTGCCCACCCCGGCGCCCCCTCCAGGCTGGACCGGGGCGTCGGCGAGACGGCCCTCTCCGAGGTCATCGCGGCCGACCCCGAGGGTGAACTCGGTGCGGCGACCGTCGCGAAGTTCGGTCCGCGGCTGCCGTTCCTCTTCAAGATCCTCGCGGCGGGAGCCCCGCTCTCCCTCCAGGTCCACCCCGACCTGGCTCAGGCACAGCAGGGCTACGCGGAGGAGGAGCGCGCCGGCGTCCCCATCGACGCCCCGCACCGCAACTACAAGGACGCCAGCCACAAGCCCGAACTCGTCTGCGCGCTCACCCCCTTCGACGGCCTGTGCGGGTTCCGCCCGCCGCTGGAGTCGGCCGAGCTCCTCTCCGGGCTGGAGGTCGACTCCCTCAAGCCGTACGTGGACCTGCTCCACGCGCACCCCGAGGAGGCGGCGCTGCGCGAGATGCTGACGGCCGTCCTGACCGCGGACCGCGAGCAGATGGCCGAGACGGTGGCCGAGGCCACGGCCGCCGCCGCCCGGCTCGGTGGTCCGTACGCCCCGTACACGACCCTCGCCCACCACTTCCCGGGCGACCCGGGCGTGATCGCGGCGATGCTGCTCAACCACGTACAACTCCAGCCCGGCGAAGCCATGTTCCTCGGGGCCGGCGTTCCGCACGCCTACCTGGGCGGGCTCGGCGTCGAGCTGATGGCCAACTCCGACAACGTGCTGCGCTGCGGGCTGACGCCCAAGCACGTGGACGTCCCCGAACTCCTGAAGGTCGTGCGCTTCGAGCCCTCCGAGCCGGCGGTGATCCGCCCCGAGGGCAACGGCGAGGAGGTGTACGACACCCCCATCGACGAGTTCCGGCTCTCCCGCTTCGACCTCGCCCCGGCCGGTGCTCCGGTTCCGGTGCCCTCCGCCACCCCGCAGATCCTGCTCTGCACGGAAGGCGCCCCGCTGCTCGGTGAACTGACCCTCGCGCCGGGTGAGTCCGTCTTCGTCCCGGCAGGCGAAAAGACCGAACTGTCCGGTACTGGCACGGTCTTCCGTGCCACTGTGGTGGCCTGA
- a CDS encoding Trm112 family protein — translation MPLEAGLLEILACPACHAPLQDETKAETPELICTGKDCGLAYPVRDGIPVLLVDEARRPA, via the coding sequence ATGCCGCTCGAAGCCGGCCTCCTGGAGATCCTCGCCTGCCCCGCCTGCCACGCCCCCCTGCAGGACGAGACCAAGGCCGAGACCCCGGAACTGATCTGCACCGGCAAGGACTGCGGCCTGGCCTACCCGGTCCGGGACGGAATCCCGGTCCTCCTCGTGGACGAGGCCCGCCGCCCGGCCTGA
- a CDS encoding SIS domain-containing protein codes for MLDESLLDAPDDLARADRRGLLRGAAEAGARVRTAARHAAEAGLAELRPDGRPRAVLIAGPGTAATGVADLLGALAGASAPVTRLHPTGVAHAAGALRWALPGWAGPVDLLLVATTDGSEPGLAQLTEQAYRRGCTMVAVAPPRSPLAEAVEGAHGLLVPMAKAPYQEYDESAAAGPGALWALLTPLLLLLDKVGLISAAPATFELVADRLDRTAERCGPAIATYSNPAKTLAAELADSLPLIWSEGVGAAPAGRRFAATLAELAGRPALAAELPEALPRHGVLLAGTFAAGADPEDFFRDRVEEQQALRARVVLLRDRPAGGLTAAPAARELALSHDTAISELEPEDGGELEQLAELLAVTDFATAYLALASAGRT; via the coding sequence ATGCTCGACGAGTCCCTGCTCGACGCACCGGACGACCTCGCCCGCGCCGACCGGCGCGGCCTGCTCCGCGGTGCCGCCGAGGCCGGGGCCCGGGTCCGCACCGCGGCCCGGCACGCGGCCGAGGCCGGCCTGGCCGAGCTCCGCCCCGACGGCCGCCCCCGCGCCGTCCTGATCGCCGGCCCCGGCACCGCCGCCACCGGCGTCGCCGATCTGCTCGGCGCCCTCGCCGGCGCCTCCGCCCCGGTGACCCGGCTGCACCCGACCGGTGTCGCCCACGCCGCCGGCGCCCTCCGCTGGGCCCTGCCCGGCTGGGCCGGCCCGGTGGACCTGCTCCTCGTCGCCACCACCGACGGCAGCGAGCCCGGCCTCGCCCAACTCACCGAGCAGGCGTACCGCCGCGGCTGCACCATGGTCGCCGTGGCCCCGCCCCGGTCCCCCCTGGCCGAGGCGGTCGAGGGCGCGCACGGCCTCCTCGTACCGATGGCCAAGGCCCCGTACCAGGAGTACGACGAGAGCGCGGCGGCCGGCCCCGGCGCCCTCTGGGCCCTGCTGACCCCGTTGCTGCTGCTCCTCGACAAGGTCGGCCTGATCAGCGCCGCCCCCGCCACCTTCGAACTCGTCGCCGACCGCCTCGACCGCACCGCCGAACGCTGCGGCCCGGCCATCGCCACGTACAGCAACCCGGCCAAGACCCTGGCCGCCGAGCTCGCCGACTCGCTGCCGCTCATCTGGAGCGAGGGCGTCGGCGCCGCCCCGGCCGGCCGCCGGTTCGCCGCCACCCTCGCCGAACTGGCCGGCCGTCCCGCGCTCGCCGCGGAACTCCCCGAGGCGCTGCCCCGTCACGGGGTCCTGCTCGCCGGCACCTTCGCGGCCGGCGCCGACCCCGAGGACTTCTTCCGCGACCGGGTCGAGGAGCAGCAGGCCCTGCGCGCCCGGGTCGTCCTGCTCCGGGACCGCCCGGCCGGCGGTCTCACCGCCGCGCCCGCCGCGCGTGAGCTCGCCCTCAGCCACGACACGGCCATCAGCGAGCTCGAACCCGAGGATGGTGGGGAGCTGGAGCAGCTCGCCGAGCTCCTCGCCGTCACGGACTTCGCCACCGCGTACCTCGCACTGGCATCCGCGGGCCGCACCTGA